A region of the Brienomyrus brachyistius isolate T26 chromosome 10, BBRACH_0.4, whole genome shotgun sequence genome:
GGGACCCGTCTCTGCCTGGTGCCTTTAACAGATTTTATGCTTGTTTTGAGGAATCCAACACCTTCGAGCTTCAAGCACAACCCCCCTCCAGGTGAGCTGCCTCTCAGCCTGTCCACAATAGATGTAAGAGGTCCTTGTAGAAAGTCAACCCCCCCACAAGACTGCAGGCTCCGACAATATCGCAGGCCGCTTTCTTAGGGACTGTGCACACCGGCTCTCAGAGGTGTTAAGGGACACCTTTAACATCTCATTCTCCTAGGAAATTGTCCCTACATGCCTGAATAGCCCTGCTATCATCCCCATCCCAAAGAGCTCAACAGTGTCATGTTTGAAATACTACTGCTTGGTAGCAGTCACTCCAATAACTATGAAGTGCTTTGAACGTGCTGGTCATAGCACACTTGAGGAGGTTCCTTGACTCTACTGTAGGTCACCACCAGCATGCATACAGACAGAACCGCTCTACTGCTGATACCATCTCATCTGTGCTTCTTCAATGTTACATGTCAGGCCATGGCTGCATTTTTtgcttattttctttcatgcattatttactttttttgaactttttatttcttttatgaTCATAAATGATCAAAGGGAGGGAATTGGTGGATCTTGCTGTGTCACTTTGTTATATCACTGGTTGTTCTATTAGTTTGTAATGAATGTCCTAGCTTATGTGGTAATGAGTAAACGTTTAACTGTCCAAGACTGACTGGTCGCGGCCTTGCTGTTGTGTACTTTTAAAAATTGTTCTCCTCTTCATCTGGGGAATTGTTAAAAACGACAAAGTCTAAGTTCATTAGATGGTCTTGGATTATTAATGCTGAGTCAGCAGAAAAGTTTTCTTAAGTTAAAAGGTGATATTCTGCAGTTATTAAGGAAATTCGGACAAGCTGAATGAAAGTGGAACAAGACTAACCTCTGTGTCCACGTTTACTGCATGAAAGATCTACATATTCTGTAAAATTGTAGGATGAGGGAGTTAAGAGCTGCCtattttaataatttgtttACCGTAAATAAGCATAAccccaagttttttttttaatcagttcTAGCATTGATAAATGGGGCAAAGTTGTCATCTCCTGTTGTAAATGTTGATGAATTGTTAGCAAAGCATTTTAGTGATAAGATTACTGACATTAGAGGTCACAATGTATTTCTGTGTATGTATTTGAAAAAACACCATATTCACAGAACAGAACATTTAATGGATGAACCACAAGAGTCTATTTAAGCTGGCAGTTGACTACATGTGCTAACCTTTACAAAAGGTTGGCATATTTTTTGAGGGCTGACGCACTGGGTCACATAAATACTGAAAAACACACGTTTAGCCTGAATAATTAACCCGAGCTTAACTGATTTTTTTCACATAGGTCCCTTTagggcaggggtggccaatcttatccgcaaagggacggtgtgtgtgcgggtttttgggacaaCCTGTAGGTCACCTGTTCACactcaggtgtgaggactcttcagccaatcagtcctctaattagtaatctaattagtgaGAGTGGGGGCCAGAACATAAGGGGGGCAGGAATGCCAAAGCATATTATGATGGATTGCAAGTTCTCGTTTCAGATTTCTCCCGCCAGGTCCAAGAGGGGCAGTCACCAGCAGGCACCGGCAAGCCTCACACGGCGGAGTGGGTCCTTCTGAGAGTCATCAAGAGGAAGTGGTCAGAGCCCCAGTGGACCGGCCCCTTCCAAATCACCGAGAGGACTTCCCACGCCGTGCGGATGAAAGGGAAAGGAGTTACGTGGTTACACTGGAGCCAGTGCACCGCGACACAGGAGCCAGGCAGATCCCTAGCGGAGATCCAGGAGGAGCTCGCCGGGAGAGCACGGAGTTCtggtttggaggaaccagaatgAACTCAGGTCTCCACAAAGGGGCAGAATAATCCCCTGACCTGAGAGGATCGGCAGGGTACCTACCCCTATCCGGCAGAAGAAGCAGAAGGCCCCATCCGACAACAGACCACCAAGACCAGGATGGAGACGACTAAGATAAAAAGGGGGACTTTGGGGGGAGCTGTATGGCTTGTGATGATTGCTTTGTTTATGATTCTAGTACTTTCCACTGACCAGACATGCGGGGCAGCAGGGACCAGGTACAAGGACAGGTGGGGAGGAATCCAGTTGCAGTACACTCGAGGGACGAGCACAACCTTCCTTTTCGACTTATGCGATGTAATCGACTGCGGGGGTCCGAATGCCTCGTACTGAGGGTATGACATCTGGCTTTGTGCCAGTCCAGGGTTCCATGACGACTGTAAGACAGGCGGAAGCACGGAATCGCTACACTGCCCCGGCTGGGCCGGAGTGGCCAAATACACCGGCCCGTGGGTTCCATATGGACCCCTCCACCATAGTAGTAGGACATACCAACCATGATGGAGGAACATGACTTTCTCCCGAGAGGAATACACAGGGAAATCAGGACTAAACCCTTTAGCTCTCTCGGTGGGGGGTTTCTATGCGGGCACAGATGAGGGAGCGGTCATATGCCTCACCCTGGGGGCAGATGTCAGCGGCACAGATCCTTGGGGAATCGTGAGAGTGCAATTTGTCGACCCGGTTCGCACCACTCCCAACACCGACcccaccactgcatcactggggGCCGCACTCCCCTGGGACACTGAACCCGCCCCCTTTTAATGAGTTCTCTCTTGCTATCGCTGGCTACATTCGCTGCCATATTGGTCACGTGTGGGTGCTGCTGCATCCCCTGCCTGCGAGCCCTGTCCATACGACTGATCACATCCACCATAGAGAAACGTGATCCAAGTCTACCACACATCATGCCCCTCGTCGCCCTTTCGgacggaggggggtgggggactcAGGGAAGAAGACTTCCACCATAAGTAGTGATCAAAAGGGGGAGTCACAATTTCCCCAAACGCACAGGAGATCTCTTTTcagagatcaaaagggggaattgtgGAGAGCGATATCTGCAGGGGAACAAGGACATatagggaggctctgtgcaactAAAGTTAATCTATAGACGCAGGCTGTGGTGACAGTCGCTAGGCAAATGATATACAGTAGGGTTGACACAATAACTAGGAACAGCAAGAACAACATGTTGCACCAGGTAAGCCGAAATTGccagaaagtggaaaagtacGGACAGAGGCGGGGGCTGCTTGTAGAAGGGGTATAAGACAAACGGTGAACAACAAGGAAGTCGAACTCTGTGGGGGGTACGGTGCGTTGCAGAGTTCCCAGGTCAATCTGCTGGAATAAAGGTTATTTGACAACTCATCTACGCTTCCAGGTGATCTCTTCTCATCTCCGGACCCAGTGGAGACGGCGTACTCCGACAGGAGTCGTAGcggaaacctgcacacacagcggccctttctgggtaagattggccacccctgctttagAGACTCTGAACGTACAGGCCAGCAGGATACAAGATTATATTCTACAAAAGGTTGCCATATTTTTGAGGGCCACTAGGTGCCGCTGGATTGGCACcggaaaaaaaaactcccacTGGTCCATTTGGATTGGTGTGATGCTGCGGTGTCAGGTCATTATCAGATTCACAGATCAGTACATCCGCCAGCTTTACCCCAATGTCAGGATGAGGAGGTGGGCTTGGAGAGTGGACCCAGGGCCTGAGAAGCTGGCCAAGTTCTCACTGCTGACCTgcgctcaggttctcatccctaaGGTGGTTTGTCATGCGGCAGGTAATCAGAGAGTGCTCCATACCTACAGTAGGTACCACGCTGGGTCAcataaaaactgaaaaacacGTTTAGCCTGAATAATTAACCTGAACTGACCGGTGCAGCAGCGTTACGGTATAAGTAGTGTACATGAGTGGTGGTTAAAAaatgcagacacagacagactgatTATGACAGATAATGGTGTCCACGTTAAAATATCATCCTTCATGCAAAGAGGGCAACATCTGCATAAGCAAAGGATGGTTCCAGTATTAAGTTAAAAAGCTGTTTTATAGATTCATTATAGTGGGACCTTACCTGTACCTTTGGGTTTAAAGTATAGCTTTGGTTAAATCGGGCAGTTTTAAGTTAGCTGAAGAAATCAAGGTGCAGTTAAATGCCTTCGGTTTTATATCACTTTAAAGTAAACAGAAGCCAAAGTAGCGCCAATGTTGTTTTTCTCATGAAAAAAATTATATCTGAACTTGAATGGCTGCTTATCTTCTCTATTTTAATGTCTTGATTACAGCAATACACTCAAGATTGAAAGGCGTGTGgacttatctaataaacaaacGAAAGCTGTGTTTGTACGCAATGAAGGGAGGCAAAATAGGCGAAAGCGGCGGGCTGACCTTCTGGCTGGCATCCCCGGGAGATTACGATGACGTCATGGCCATCTCAGACGGCATATACGAAGGCAACGATTACCTGCCTCACCGCTACCACAGCTGGATGACGGAGCCACACAGGCTGGTGATTCTAGCCAAGAGAGATGGAAAGCTGGTAAGAGGACTCTGTAGTGGGCAAGGTGTCAGCCAACATTAAGATGCAAGAACAAGTGAGATGGAGGATTGTCTGGAGAGAATCTGTGTTATCGGTGGAGTTTGTAGAGCACCAGGTTTGATACTGGGGAGTAGCAGCTCATTACGACATTATACTGGAAATTTTACAGTGAGCATGTTCTTGCACATGATTATGAAGATAATGGTGGTGACGTTCTCTCAGGTGGCACTGGAGTCCAGGCTGATTGTTGAGGGGGGCAGTACGGTGGTCCTAGAGGGGCTGCGCGTCTGTCCCAGCGAACGGGGCCGGGGCTTGGCTGGGGTCATTTTCAGATTCGCAGATCAGTACATCCGCCAGCTTTACCCCAATGTCAGGATGAAGAGGTGGGCTTGGGGAGAGGACCCGGGACCTGAGAAGCTGGCCAAGGTCTCACTGCTGACAAAGCGGGTGAGTTGAGACTGATGTTAATATTCCTTGGCCCCGCTTATGCTGGGTGGATCTTGCAGCTGTGAAACATATTAGGGAGGAATGTGTAAGTCTACAGTGGACTTTTGCAATTTAACGATATTATCAGTAATAGATGATAGCAGTAATTAGGTGTCGTGTCACTCAGGAACTGCCGATTATAGATTTGTCGGCATAGTATGTATAACCTACACACAAAATGAGGTAACAGAAAGATTTATGGCTTTGTAGCCATGTTTCCATAGCAGGTAAAATGGCTATTAACGTCTAAAAGAATCTTTGAAAATTGTgttgaatttatttatttactttagaATGGTGGTTCTCAACCTATGGTGCCGCCTGTCAATAACTTCTTCCTCACTAATACAAATGGCAAGGATATCACAAATTCATTTCTAACtagttaaaatgcaaattctTGATAACAGAAATTCTATTTTAGCTAGTGGGAATGCTTTTCTCATTGATTTCAATAATACTTAGAATTTGAACTAGTTAAGATATGAATAATTTGCATTCTAACTAGTTATAACTGAATTTGTAATGTCCTCTAGAAGTGATTTAAATCTAACACGGCTTGCCATAGGTACACAGAGAGTGTAATTTTCGTTGAGGTGGCACATGGTGTAAAAAGTTAGGGAACCGCCTCCCCCGTCAGCTAGTTTTAACATCTGCTTGGTACGACATGCGtgtatggctgtgtgtgtgtgtgtgtgtgtgtgtgtgtgtgggggggggggggggggtagagaacTAGCttgttgtttattgtttttaaattaaaataccTCATACTATCACTGTCGTGGCAAGGACAGGGGACGCAAGAGCAGGAAGacgagggatttattaggaattaaccactcagacacatacagacgtCACAACACTAATGATTGGACTGGAGAAACATACTCTAACGTGGACTTAAATGCACTGGACTGATTAACAACaatgagaaacagctggtaatacggggattccacacgaggtagatgagggggcgtggctcacaggaggatcggctcaagcagggcatgacagttacaGTCCTAGTGTAGATAAAAAAAATTCTATTGCACCCAAACATAAATCAGTTCTGCTAACAGTGCCCCTTAGGGTGTTTCACTCTCCTTTAAGTAATTCTCCCTGTTCCTGATactccttttcctcctttttTTCATCCACTCATGCTAGGTTGCTCTTCTGCATCTCTTTCTGTGCTCCAGGCCATCCTCTCACTTCAGATTGAGGCAAAGGCTTTTGATGCCTTTCTCTCCACCTTACGGGCTAAACTGGAACATGAAAAGGGGACAGGAAGCCTGGACCAGGAGTCCAGACTTGTGGTCTTGGAAGAGGAGCAGCTGAGGCACATTCTGCTGGATCCCGGTGTTTCCTCTCAGATCGAGCTGCCCGGTGATGTGATTATTCAGGACTGGCAACCCTTGAAGCTGCTGGAAAGCAACCTGGAGGTGCTGCAGAGACGAAACCTCACATGGTTGGCCGATGGCTTGGAGAAGCCAACCTTCCTCAGCCTGCACACCCCCCCTTATCCTATCCCTTATAAGGGAGGGTCCTTCTACTTCAGTATTGACCTGTTTGGCACCAAACCAGATCTTGCCTACAGGGCCTTGCTGGCCCACATGGAGATGGTGAGGGGTGAGATTCGGTGCATGGTTCTTATGCGCATATACATGCATCAGTCGTTGTGGGGGAGACTACGGGCATTTTGTGAGTGCTCTGCGGGGGTGGAGGTGTGTAACGGTTACTTGGAGCAGCTGATCTTAGAGCACAAGCTCTGATTACATGACTGGGGGAATGTGCAAGAGCATATGTTTAACATTGCTTAGAAATGGTTCGCACACATAAAAAGATTAATAAGTTCATCAGAAGCTAAATCAGGAGATATGCggtactgtgtaaaagtcttaggcagtcagagAAAATGTTGAAAGCTGTTCATCTGAGTAGTATGTGTGTATTTGCTCTgaagaaacacaatttaacattaaaagatatgcaaattaacagtaacattaacaaaaggTTCCTGATATCTTGTTGTATGGTTAGTAGAAcatcacttcagttcccaaacctctcctcaggggcaccccagttaTTCTATGTGTTCTTGAGGGAATAATGGAATGGCTGGTTGTTTAGTAGCAGCAGACAAGTTGGTGTGTCGGTCAGGATATGAAAAATGAGGATGAGGTGATTCTTTACCGAGCTGTATTGGATTCCAGCAATGATCATGCAGTTTACACCCAGTATTGTCATCAGCCTGGAATATCTAGGTATATGAGTACATTCCCAATCCAAATGGTAGCTCAGAGTACTTACAAATAGTACTATTCTTCAAGAAAACAAATGAGGTGTACAAAAAATCAACGCAAAATAACTTAACGCGATTACCTGAAAGATAATGGCGACACCTTGTGGTCAAATAACAGCGCTACATAATGGTATCCGCATATAGCCGGTATTTCCTTGCATGGGACACTGCTAATAAAAATATTCTAAGCCGTATGAAAGACAATGATGTTTAACTTTACCAAATGGAATAGCAGGGGTTTCTCAACACTAACGTAACACATCCTCCAGCCTGGTACGGTGTGCTCATTGTTATATTGTTAACCATAACTCCATCATGCTCTATACACAGGGAATGGGCTAACTTAGAGGATATAACGTAATAACTTTTCCAATTTACTCAATACTGGATATATTGCGGGCTGGATCACCCAAAGGAAAGAGGCAGTAGGGAATGTTAGCAATAACCTAAGCAAGCCAAACTGTAAGGTGGTGCATTCAGAACGTGGTGACCCGACCCCTTTCGCGCGGTACCGCAAGGTTAACTCGCAATGTGCGTATGATACTTACAGTGACCAGATGTGGCAGAGTGTAGTATAGCCATGTTAAAGTGGCAGAAGTTTTATGTAGGTTGGTCCCTATTGTACTCCATTCCTATAGAGGGAGCTGGTTTGGCTGAGGTGAGTCTTATTTCTTCGATCCGGTGCTGCACACGAGGAATGGATGGCAAGGGCAGGCACAGAGACTGAGATAAAAGTGGGAATGAGGGATTGTTTGGTGAGTCCGGTTTGGTAAGAGGGAGGGGGAACCCTTAGTGTAAGGTAGCCatgttttaatttatatttaggtTGGTTAATTAATGGAATGATGGTGGTTAAAAGAAGggaattaataattattaatccAGAATGGCATTTCATGTAGAGTATGTGAGGTTTAACTAATTGAAGACTAAAGTTCTGTGTGTTTATAAACGTTTGTGGTTTGTTACAGGGAGTAATCCAGAGTGTTTGTGCCGTTTTTGACCTTTCACATTCTACTATTTTACCTCCAAGTATTATAGGGAAttgctatttagtttgttaatgtatttgttttattgtgtgtgtgtgtgtgtgtttttttttttccttctctttgtttggggggggtagTCTTTGTAAGGGCGAGGCTAAGaagtagtgatggacaaaatgatacTTATGAACCAtttgatgtattttttgactccactagatggtgctgtcatGAGGCGAGGACACACGGTGTTccaaacaatctcttcttgcctaagacgCAAGACATAACAAACCCAATATGCCTCACCTCCCGGCCTGCCAATGTCAAATTTTCTTTTCATTATCTATAGTCATAGTCATTATCCATAGTTGCAAAGCCTCTTGTCAGCCTCCAGCACCCATCTTTCAGTCCCCTTATCCGCCTCCAGTTCCCTTCCTGCCATTCCAAGGTGTCACCGGACCCAGCTCTTGCTCTAGTTGTGCCGCTGCTTAGCCTAGCCTCTCATTCACCCAGGCCCGTGGCGGTCCACTCTCcttgtccctctgtgtctcacCCCGGTCTGTTAGCCCTCCAGTGTCCCCTAAACCCCAGTCTGTTTCTACCAAGTTCCTTCCTCCTCTGTTCCCAAGCCTGCCGCCCCGCCAAGCTCCTTCTGTTCCCTTTCCTTCCAGTTTCACTACTCCTTCCTGGTCCCTGGTCTTGTCCCTCAGTTTCCACATCCTGCTCCTTTTTTCCCTTTCTTGACCCTGACCCTCATGTTCCAGATCCTGTCCCTCAGTCTTCGTGTCCAGTTCCCAAGACATTTGTTCCTGGTCTCCAAGTTTTGTTCCCTGTTGTGTTCCTGCATCTGGTGGCCCTATCCCGGGTCCTCCTATTCTCCCTAGTGGTCCTCACTCCCTTGTTCCACCTTCTGGTTCTGTCTGTTCAGTTCCCTGGTTCCtgctagtttttttttcctccttcccTCATCTTGTGCGTTTGTTCTGgttctgttcccccccccccccttacctgTGAGGAAAcgaaaatatggactgtctgggggtccccaaggtccaggttgggaaacattgctgTAATGGACATGGCTGGTACGGGAGGCATGGAGGCAAGAGTAGTTGCATAAAAATTGAAGATTTATTTTCCCAGGCACAGGTTAACCCCGGCCAAAGTTAAGCTAAACACTGAAGGGTTTAATCAAAGTCCAGAGAAAAAGAACTGCAGGATTTCGCCATGTTACTTTGTTACATTACTGGTTTTTCTATTACTTTGTAAAACAGAAATCCTAGCTTGTGTGGCCTCCTGTAACGGTAATTAGAAAACCACCCTGTCCTCACTCCCTATTGAGACCAAAAGCAAGGTGCTATTCAATGCAAATCAGTGATCAATGATCAAGGAGTCGCTCATCACCGTCTTCTGGTTCCTACgcttttattttttctgttGACTGTGATCAAACATGATCTATAGTATTAGACTCTGTGAAAAGGCTGGTGTCAGACCCAGAAGTTATGATAAGAAGGTTGAGAAGACTGGGCTTAACAACATCGTCTGCACCAGAGAACATCATCTGGAAAAGAACTTCTTCCTCCAAAAGAAAGCGTCTCTGGTCTGGTTCATTACTTAAGGCTGAAACAACGGAATCTATTACAAAACAAAGGTGAATAATCAAAAGGTGTATTATCAAAAGCGGTACATATAAGGAACAGGACTGCTATTGGCTCACAGAAACAGAGGTCAATGAGAATGGCCCATCAATTCTCAATGAAGACAAAACAAGACTTGCTCTCAGACATTACACAGGGAAACATATACTGTGGTGTTTTGCACAATCAAACATAATTAATACTTTatcgatccctgtggggaaattctctttacacctCAAATAACTTGCTTTCTATAGGTGAGATCAAACTGgtcatgaagggcagccacctgttgtggcacccagggagctggggattaagggccttgctcaaggacccacagacgtgcttaggctgggtttgaaccagcaaccttctgagcacagacacagaggcttatatggtATTTAATTAGTCTCAAAACCCATGCAAATGAAAACCACATGTGCGTATTGGCTTGCGAGCAGAAAAGCCATCCTCTCTCCATGCTCGCTCGACAGGTGAAACAAACTGATGACCTTTTGCCAAACTAAGTGTTTACACTTGCAGTGACCCAACCAGTGGGTATGGTAAAAGTTTAACTAAAGGCCATTTATACAGAAACCATGTTATAATTGTTAAGTAACAAACAATGGGTTGGTGAATTGATGGGGGAAGGTGAGACGTTGGTCCTCGGTCTGCTGCGCCTCTCTTTCCTTTGGGTCCGTCactctgtcacgatcgggctgGTAAAAGCggccaaggagcaggcaggcaggcaggcggaatacggggaaaactaggggtttattcaggacGGGCAGGGCGGGACAAAAGCACAGACATCAGTAACATCAGTGACGGACAATGAACTCAGGAAAgacagggactgaaatagacaagactgggcgaaaataaatcggacacagctgggtacgatcgggggaGCACATGTGAAAAAGTGGTAAGAGGACTCTGTAGTGGGCAAGGTGTCAGCCAACATTAAGATGCAAGAATAAGTGAGATGGAGGATTGTCTGGAGAGAATGTGTGTTATCGGTGGAGTTTGTAGAGCACCAGGTTTGATACTGGGGAGTAGCAGCTCATTACGACATTATACTGGAAATTTTACAGTGAGCATGTTCTTGCCCATTGTTATGAAGGCAATGGTGGTGACGTTCTCTCAGGTGGCACTGGAGTCCGGGCTGATTGTTGACGGGGCAGTACGGTGGTCCTGGAGGGGACCACCCCCAGCGAGTCTGTCCCAGCGAGCGGGGCCGGGGCTTGGCTGGGGTCGTTATCAGATTCGCAGATCAGTACATCTGCCAGCTTTACCCCAATGTCAGGATGAAGAGGTGGGCTTGGGGAGAGGACCCGGGGCCTGAGAAGCTGGCCAAGGTCTCACTGCTGACAAAGCGGGTGAGTTGAGACTGATGTTAATATGCCTTGGCCCCGCTTATGCTGGGTGGATCTTGCATTGCCCCCAGACATGTCAGTTCTGCTAACAGTGTCTCTTGAGGCGTTTCACTCTCCTTTAAGTGATATTCCCTGTTCCTGGTACCCCTCTTCCTTTGTCCTTTTCATCCACTCATGCTCCTTTGCTCTTCTGCATAATCCCTTCTGTGCTCCAGGCCATCCTCTCACTTCAGATTAAGACGGAGGCTTTTGATGCCTTTCTCTCCACCTTACGGGCTAAACTGAAACATGAAAAGGGACAGGAAGCCTGAAGCAGGAGTCCAGACTTGTGGTCTTGGAAGAGGAGCAGCTGAGCAGCTGTGTCAGCGGCACAGATCCTTGGGGAATCGTGAGAGTGCAATTTGTCGACCCGGTTCGCACCACTCCCAACACCGACCCCACCACTGCATTACTGGGGGCCGCACTcccctgggacaggtcccagaATGACCCTCGCGTTGAGTACACGCGATTAAACCCTTGGGACGTCATTGAATTGGCCACGGGGTATAAGGATCGCAACCTCTACCTGGATTGGATAGCCCAGACGGCTAGGGACCAGCAAATGGCGGGCTGTGTGGCCTGCGCATCCGGTAGGCCACAGCTATACACTGAGCACGCCCCCTTTTAATGAGTTCGCTCTTGCTATCGCTGGCTACGTTTGCTGCCATATTGGTCACGTGTGGGTGCTGCTGCATCCCCTGCCTGCGAGCCCTGTCCGTACGACTGATCACATCCACCATAGAGAAACGTGATCCAAGTCTACTACACATGATGCCCCTCCTCGCCCTTCCGGACAGGGGGGGGCTCAGGGAAGAAGACTTCCACCATAAGTAGTGATCAAAAGGGGGAGTCACAATTTCCCCAAACGCACATGTGATCTCTTTTcagagatcaaaagggggaattgtgGAGAGCGATATCTGCAGGGGACCAAGGACATATAGGGAGGCTCTGTGCGACCAAAGTTAATCTATTGACGCAGGCTGTGGTGACAGTAACTAGGCAAATGATATACAGTAGGGTTGACACAATAACTAGGAACAGCAAAAACAACATGTTACACCAGGTAAGCCGAAATTGccagaaagtggaaaagtacGGACAGAGGCGGGGGCTGCTTGTAGAAGGGGTATAAGACAAACGGTGAACAACAAGGAAGTCGAACTCTGTGGGGGCACGGTGCGAGTTCCCAGATCGATCTGCTGGAATAAAGGTTATTTGACAACTCATCCACGCCTCCGGGTGATCTCTTCTCATCTCCGGACCCAGTGGAGACGGCGTACTCCGACAGGAGTCGTAGcggaaacctgcacacacagcggccctttctgggtaagattggccacccctgctttagggACCCTGAACGTACTGGCCAGCAGGATACAAGATTATATTTTACAAAAGGTTGCCATATTTTTGAGGGCCACTAGGTGCCGCTGGATTGGcaccggaaaaaaaaaactcccactGGTCCATTTGGATTGGTGTGATGCTGCGGTGTCAGGTACTGTACGGCTgcgctcaggttctcatccctaaGGTGGTTTGTCATGCGGCGAGTAATCAGAGAGTGCTCCATACCTCAGAGAGTGCTCCTTACCTCAGAGAGTGCTCCATACCTAAGAGAGTGCTCCTTACCTCAGAGAGTGCTCTATACCTCAGAGAGTGCTCCTTACCTCAGAGAGTGCTCCTTACCTCAGAGAGTGCTCCTTACCTAAGAGAGTGCTCCTTACCTCAGAGAGTGCTCTATACCTCAGAGAG
Encoded here:
- the nat16l gene encoding N-acetyltransferase 16, like isoform X9, with amino-acid sequence METTKIKRGTLGGAVWLVMIALFMILVLSTDQTCGAAGTRYKDRWGGIQLQYTRGTSTTFLFDLCDVISSHLRTQWRRRTPTGVVAETCTHSGPFWVRLATPALETLNVQASRIQDYILQKVAIFLRATRCRWIGTGKKNSHWSIWIGVMLRCQVIIRFTDQYIRQLYPNVRMRRWAWRVDPGPEKLAKFSLLTCAQVLIPKVVCHAAGNQRVLHTYTIHSRLKGVWTYLINKRKLCLYAMKGGKIGESGGLTFWLASPGDYDDVMAISDGIYEGNDYLPHRYHSWMTEPHRLVILAKRDGKLVALESRLIVEGGSTVVLEGLRVCPSERGRGLAGVIFRFADQYIRQLYPNVRMKRWAWGEDPGPEKLAKVSLLTKRAILSLQIEAKAFDAFLSTLRAKLEHEKGTGSLDQESRLVVLEEEQLRHILLDPGVSSQIELPGDVIIQDWQPLKLLESNLEVLQRRNLTWLADGLEKPTFLSLHTPPYPIPYKGGSFYFSIDLFGTKPDLAYRALLAHMEMVRGEIRCMVLMRIYMHQSLWGRLRAFCECSAGVELYNGYWEQLILEHKL